Proteins encoded in a region of the Candidatus Moanabacter tarae genome:
- the purN gene encoding Phosphoribosylglycinamide formyltransferase: MKTISQSIPRSSSRLGILGSTKGTDLQAIIGAIEQGRLDASVAVVISNKRDAYILERARKHDILTIYVEGKERSRKNFDDEVSTILKQNCVDLVLLIGYMRILSPSFIDSWNNRVLNVHPSLLPEFGGSMDLDVHSEVLKSGVEVTGCTVHIATKEIDAGPIIVQKCCTIADGETSESLKVKVQALEGEALIEAIQLFQNGFPLFSRG, from the coding sequence GTGAAAACCATCAGCCAAAGCATTCCTCGCAGTTCATCCCGTCTTGGAATCCTTGGCTCCACAAAGGGGACCGACCTACAAGCCATTATCGGGGCCATTGAACAAGGGCGCCTCGATGCCTCTGTCGCAGTAGTCATCAGCAACAAGAGGGATGCTTATATCCTGGAGCGAGCGCGTAAACACGATATTCTTACCATATATGTCGAAGGGAAAGAGAGAAGCCGAAAGAATTTCGACGATGAGGTATCAACGATTCTAAAACAAAACTGCGTAGACTTAGTCCTTCTGATCGGCTATATGCGTATCCTTTCCCCCTCATTTATTGATTCCTGGAATAACCGAGTCCTTAACGTTCACCCTTCTCTCCTCCCCGAGTTCGGTGGTAGCATGGACCTTGACGTCCACAGTGAAGTCCTCAAGTCCGGCGTTGAAGTAACCGGCTGTACAGTCCACATTGCAACCAAGGAAATCGATGCCGGCCCAATTATCGTTCAAAAATGCTGTACTATAGCTGATGGTGAAACATCTGAAAGCCTAAAGGTCAAGGTCCAAGCCCTAGAAGGAGAAGCCCTCATCGAAGCCATCCAACTCTTCCAAAACGGCTTTCCGCTCTTCTCCAGAGGATAA
- the purC gene encoding Phosphoribosylaminoimidazole-succinocarboxamide synthase translates to MSVMSTDSLPLTFLNQNLDYTERIVEELEYIVSDTDLLSDGKHMGKVRDTYDCGDHLILVTTDRHSSFDRIIAHIPFKGQVLNLVSAWWFEQTANLVPNHVLAVPDPNVTVAKKCRVVPIEFVIRGYITGSTNTSLWTVYNQGSREYCGNPLPDGLQKNQKLEKPLLTPTTKEVEHDRPISPKEIVAEGWMSSAEWEETSAIAFRLFSEGQRQALQHGLILVDTKYELGRDKDGQCIVIDEIHTPDSSRYWLADSYEKRIASGLEPENIDKEFLRLWFRDHCDPYADAELPAAPEDLVVELARRYIYLYERITGRAFPFPEQHEQTSQRIKRNLENYL, encoded by the coding sequence ATGTCTGTTATGAGTACTGATTCCCTTCCCTTAACATTCCTCAACCAAAATCTCGACTACACCGAAAGGATCGTTGAAGAACTAGAATACATCGTATCCGATACCGATCTTTTATCTGATGGAAAACATATGGGCAAAGTCCGTGACACATATGACTGCGGAGACCATCTTATTTTGGTTACAACCGATCGGCATAGTTCTTTCGATCGTATTATTGCCCACATCCCCTTCAAAGGCCAAGTATTAAACCTGGTCAGCGCCTGGTGGTTCGAACAAACGGCGAATTTGGTACCTAATCATGTCCTTGCAGTACCTGATCCGAATGTCACTGTAGCAAAAAAATGTCGTGTCGTCCCAATCGAATTTGTGATTCGTGGATACATCACTGGATCCACGAATACTTCGCTATGGACTGTCTATAATCAAGGCTCTCGGGAGTATTGCGGAAACCCATTGCCAGATGGCCTCCAGAAAAACCAAAAACTGGAGAAACCACTCCTTACTCCTACCACCAAGGAAGTTGAACATGATCGTCCCATAAGCCCTAAGGAGATCGTCGCAGAGGGCTGGATGAGTTCCGCTGAGTGGGAGGAAACAAGTGCCATTGCCTTTCGATTATTCAGTGAAGGGCAGCGCCAGGCGCTCCAACATGGACTTATTCTGGTCGATACGAAGTATGAATTGGGCCGGGATAAAGACGGTCAATGTATAGTCATTGACGAGATCCATACTCCTGATTCTAGTCGCTATTGGCTCGCCGATAGCTACGAAAAACGAATTGCTTCTGGTCTTGAACCTGAAAACATAGATAAGGAGTTCCTTCGCCTCTGGTTCAGGGACCACTGCGACCCTTATGCCGATGCGGAATTACCTGCGGCACCAGAGGACCTAGTGGTCGAACTGGCTCGGCGCTATATATACCTGTATGAGAGGATCACCGGCCGCGCCTTCCCCTTTCCCGAACAACACGAACAAACGTCTCAGCGAATCAAACGCAACCTGGAGAACTATCTGTGA
- the purD gene encoding Phosphoribosylamine--glycine ligase, producing MSVILLVGSSAREHAIARAIRKSPQTSSICCFASANNPGIQSIATSYEVGNINDPNEVVRFGMQCGAKLAVIGPEAPLENGVSDALWNSGIPCVGPKKALARIETSKGFTRRLLETSSITVNPAFKAFENIDGAEEYLQQLGDSYVVKYDGLMGGKGVKVAGEHLHSHNEALEYCSQLVKSGGGFLIEEKLLGVEFSLMSFCDGKTIVHAPPVQDHKRAFVGDTGPNTGGMGSYSGPNLSLPFLSESDIREAQEINSRTIEALSRECGQPYLGILYGGFIATANDIRLIEYNARFGDPEALNILTLLESDFLVLCEAIISGTLGNIDLTFSTAATVCKYAVPNGYPDSPVQGKKIDISNVRDLDLISYGAVNQLDDEIFITGSRSLAVTAAAASLAEAEFIVEEELSRIGGPLFHREDIGTPALIESYVIKLNNLRCKNVSQ from the coding sequence ATGAGTGTGATCCTTTTAGTTGGGTCCAGTGCTAGAGAGCACGCTATTGCCCGGGCCATTCGCAAATCTCCACAAACTTCCTCGATATGCTGTTTCGCATCAGCCAATAATCCAGGAATCCAATCTATCGCGACCAGCTATGAGGTTGGCAACATCAACGACCCAAACGAGGTGGTTCGGTTTGGAATGCAGTGCGGTGCCAAGTTAGCTGTAATTGGTCCCGAGGCTCCGTTAGAAAACGGGGTTTCCGATGCCCTATGGAATTCTGGCATTCCATGTGTCGGACCCAAAAAGGCATTGGCACGAATCGAAACCAGTAAAGGCTTCACACGCCGCCTCCTAGAAACTTCTAGTATCACTGTCAATCCTGCCTTCAAGGCCTTTGAAAACATAGATGGAGCTGAAGAGTACCTCCAGCAATTAGGTGATTCATATGTCGTGAAATATGATGGCCTGATGGGAGGGAAAGGAGTTAAAGTAGCCGGAGAACACCTTCACTCCCACAACGAAGCACTTGAATATTGTAGTCAGCTAGTTAAATCCGGTGGAGGATTCCTAATCGAGGAGAAGCTTTTGGGAGTTGAATTTTCCTTAATGAGCTTCTGTGACGGGAAAACCATTGTTCACGCTCCTCCGGTCCAGGATCATAAACGCGCATTTGTTGGCGACACCGGTCCCAATACCGGCGGTATGGGCTCGTATTCCGGTCCCAACCTATCTCTGCCCTTCCTTAGTGAATCCGATATTCGGGAAGCTCAGGAAATCAACTCTAGGACCATCGAAGCCCTCAGTCGAGAGTGCGGGCAGCCCTACCTAGGTATCCTCTACGGGGGTTTTATAGCGACCGCTAATGATATTCGCCTGATTGAATACAATGCCCGTTTCGGCGATCCTGAAGCATTGAACATTCTTACCCTTCTTGAGTCTGATTTCCTAGTCCTATGTGAAGCCATTATATCGGGCACTCTCGGTAATATCGATTTGACCTTCTCCACCGCTGCCACCGTCTGTAAATACGCTGTCCCAAACGGGTATCCCGATTCGCCGGTCCAGGGCAAAAAGATTGATATTTCCAATGTAAGAGACCTAGATCTCATTTCCTACGGTGCCGTCAACCAGCTAGACGACGAAATCTTTATTACAGGATCTCGCAGTCTCGCTGTAACCGCTGCCGCCGCTTCCCTTGCCGAAGCCGAGTTCATCGTCGAAGAAGAGCTGAGCCGTATTGGAGGCCCCCTCTTCCATCGCGAAGATATCGGAACCCCTGCTCTCATTGAATCCTACGTTATCAAACTTAACAACCTCCGCTGCAAAAATGTCAGCCAATGA
- the purF_1 gene encoding Amidophosphoribosyltransferase, whose translation MCGIVGILSHRPVAGELYESLIHLQHRGQDAAGIMTCDPHQFYIKKGTGLVRDIFDQSNMTRLVGNLGIGHSRYPTSGGYGMEETQPLWASVPFGVAMSHNGNLVNYSDLKEQLGKTHRRYLNSSSDTEAILHLFCSFLHDHPDTDEPEEFFEQICASLEQVFQLAIGSFSVVAAIIGKGLLAFRDSHGIRPLVQGIRPYPDGSSDFIFASENSMFSLLGFEKSEDVQPGEVVYISEKGERYSKVLSKGKFSPCVFEYVYFARADALLNDVSVYRSRLRMGQNLARAWKRNHPDLKPDIIIPVPSTSNTAALSLAHELGVRYSEGLYKNPFIGRTFIMPGQEMRRKSVRYKLVPQETEIRGKVVMLVDDSIVRGTTCKEIIKMVREFGAQKVYFVTTAPPMISPCFYGIDFPSKSELIAANRSIEEIRLQIEADALLYQTHEDLVEAVTRKGEHAIENPCMACMNGQYVTGGLSEQLMLDLEKERKTQREN comes from the coding sequence ATGTGCGGAATTGTCGGCATCCTTTCTCATCGGCCCGTTGCAGGTGAACTTTATGAGAGCCTGATTCATCTACAACATCGGGGGCAAGATGCAGCAGGGATCATGACCTGCGATCCCCACCAATTCTATATCAAAAAGGGCACAGGCCTTGTTCGCGACATCTTTGACCAGTCGAATATGACCCGGTTAGTTGGAAATTTAGGCATTGGGCACTCTCGATATCCGACTTCAGGCGGCTATGGTATGGAAGAAACCCAACCACTCTGGGCAAGTGTCCCCTTTGGGGTCGCAATGAGCCACAACGGCAATCTCGTCAACTACAGTGATCTCAAGGAACAATTGGGGAAAACCCATCGCCGCTACCTCAATTCAAGCAGCGATACTGAGGCGATCTTACATCTATTCTGCAGCTTCCTACATGATCATCCAGATACAGATGAACCTGAGGAATTCTTTGAGCAGATCTGCGCCTCTCTTGAACAGGTCTTCCAGCTTGCCATTGGCTCCTTTTCTGTTGTTGCCGCTATCATAGGCAAGGGTCTTCTTGCTTTTAGAGATTCTCATGGAATTCGGCCTCTCGTACAGGGCATTCGCCCCTACCCCGATGGTTCGTCCGATTTTATATTTGCATCTGAGAACTCGATGTTTTCGCTTCTTGGGTTTGAAAAATCTGAAGACGTTCAACCTGGCGAAGTGGTCTATATCAGCGAAAAAGGAGAGCGGTATTCAAAGGTGCTTTCGAAAGGCAAATTTTCTCCATGCGTTTTCGAATATGTCTACTTTGCCCGTGCTGATGCCCTATTGAACGATGTCAGCGTCTATCGATCCCGTTTGCGAATGGGGCAAAATCTTGCGAGAGCATGGAAACGCAATCATCCTGACCTAAAACCAGATATAATCATCCCAGTTCCTTCTACTTCCAATACTGCAGCCCTTTCTTTGGCCCACGAATTGGGGGTTCGCTATTCTGAAGGGCTCTACAAAAACCCTTTTATTGGGCGGACCTTCATTATGCCTGGACAGGAGATGCGCAGAAAATCAGTTCGCTATAAGCTTGTTCCTCAAGAAACCGAAATAAGAGGGAAAGTCGTTATGCTTGTCGATGACAGCATCGTTCGAGGAACAACCTGCAAGGAAATCATTAAAATGGTGAGGGAATTTGGAGCCCAGAAAGTCTATTTCGTCACCACAGCTCCCCCGATGATCTCGCCCTGCTTTTACGGAATTGATTTCCCAAGCAAATCGGAGCTTATTGCTGCTAATCGGTCTATTGAAGAGATTCGTCTTCAAATTGAAGCTGACGCTCTCCTATATCAAACCCATGAGGATCTTGTTGAGGCCGTTACCCGCAAGGGCGAGCATGCAATTGAAAATCCGTGTATGGCCTGCATGAATGGTCAATATGTAACAGGTGGTCTCTCCGAGCAATTGATGTTAGATCTCGAAAAAGAGAGAAAAACCCAGCGAGAAAATTAA
- the bdhA_2 gene encoding D-beta-hydroxybutyrate dehydrogenase, whose amino-acid sequence MAMGRCAIVTGGASGIGEAIAEELSNEGHRVVIADVQEEEGRMVAERIGGYFFKVDLSDRESCKYLVEKTVEKFGGVEILINNAGFQHVSSLEEFPEEKWDELLSVMLRAPFLLTKYAWSSMKSEGWGRVVNISSVHGLVASPNKVGYVSAKHGLIGLTRAAALEGGEYGITVNALCPAFVRTPLVEKQIPDLARNHSIAENDVVDKVLLKTVAIKRAIEPKEVADLAVYLCSEKAAAVTGACWTIDLGFTVS is encoded by the coding sequence ATGGCTATGGGAAGATGTGCAATAGTAACCGGTGGCGCTAGTGGAATTGGTGAGGCAATAGCTGAAGAATTGAGTAACGAAGGCCACCGAGTAGTGATAGCCGACGTACAGGAAGAAGAAGGACGTATGGTTGCTGAAAGGATAGGGGGTTACTTCTTTAAAGTCGATTTGTCTGATCGTGAGTCTTGTAAATACCTTGTCGAAAAGACGGTTGAGAAGTTCGGCGGAGTCGAGATTCTGATTAATAATGCAGGGTTTCAGCATGTTTCATCGCTGGAGGAGTTTCCGGAAGAAAAATGGGACGAATTGCTAAGTGTTATGTTAAGGGCCCCCTTTCTGCTGACTAAGTACGCGTGGTCCTCAATGAAGTCCGAGGGTTGGGGAAGGGTAGTAAATATTTCCTCGGTCCATGGGTTGGTGGCTTCCCCGAATAAAGTCGGATATGTTTCGGCAAAGCATGGTCTGATCGGTTTGACCCGAGCAGCTGCTTTGGAAGGAGGAGAGTATGGCATAACGGTGAATGCTCTCTGTCCGGCTTTCGTTCGAACTCCGTTGGTAGAGAAGCAGATTCCTGATCTGGCGAGGAATCACAGTATTGCGGAAAACGATGTTGTCGATAAGGTACTCTTGAAAACTGTTGCTATAAAGCGGGCAATCGAGCCAAAAGAGGTGGCAGATCTGGCCGTTTATCTTTGTTCAGAAAAGGCGGCCGCGGTAACTGGAGCATGTTGGACGATCGATCTGGGCTTTACGGTTTCCTGA
- the purE gene encoding Phosphoribosylaminoimidazole carboxylase, producing MKIVILLGSESDRSHAQKIIDGLDRFVIPHETFVVSAHKVPELLIELIQRFNAYTEPLVYITVAGRSNGLSGVTAGSALHPVIACPPFSDRSDYLTNIHSSLQMPKDTPVLTVVDPANAALSAARILALFQEDLKLKIRSHIDGVKRTYAPVSDGTSQTKSSGNG from the coding sequence GTGAAAATTGTAATTCTGCTTGGATCGGAGTCCGATCGCTCCCATGCCCAAAAAATAATCGATGGGCTTGATCGATTTGTTATCCCTCACGAGACCTTCGTCGTCTCTGCCCACAAGGTTCCGGAACTATTGATCGAGCTTATCCAGCGATTCAATGCCTATACCGAACCCCTCGTCTACATAACAGTAGCTGGTCGATCTAACGGCCTCTCGGGAGTCACCGCTGGAAGCGCTCTGCATCCCGTGATAGCCTGCCCTCCTTTCTCTGATAGGTCCGACTATTTAACCAACATCCATTCCTCTCTTCAAATGCCCAAAGATACGCCGGTCTTAACCGTGGTTGATCCGGCTAATGCAGCGCTTTCTGCAGCCAGAATCTTAGCCTTGTTCCAAGAAGATCTGAAACTGAAAATTCGCAGCCATATCGACGGTGTCAAACGTACTTATGCTCCTGTCTCCGACGGAACATCCCAAACCAAATCATCAGGAAATGGATAG
- a CDS encoding Putative multidrug export ATP-binding/permease protein translates to MLDSVFEQGDRHLLNVIAIGMLALFIVQSLMSFGSHYLIDWIGSRVITDLRQKVYAHLCQLDLRFYTNHRLGELTSRLGNDVGTIRSAATTDLSQLLMHNFSLLGSIILMAVLNWRLSLIVFGVVPPVVLVSRYFGQKIRRISRQAQDRLADTTAVAEEALGAIRVVKAFTRESYEVRRYRNETEALFKLNRHRALITAFFSSGIGFFFLLSMTTIFWYGGSEVLENRLTAGDLVAFLIYATNITRSVWGISRLYSSLNSAAGASERIFQILDTIPEINDNERAVVMPFLKGRVSFSNVSFSYEKDGFNLNQVSFVANEGETIALVGPSGSGKSTIMHLIPRFYDVQSGQIRIDGIDIKTVQTQSLRQQIAVVAQDIHLFGISVAENIRYGRLEATDSEIISAAKAANADQFIHDLPEGYDSLVGERGVKLSGGQRQRIAIARAILRDARILLLDEATSSLDSESEALVQQALERLMVGRTSFIIAHRLSTVQHADCIIVLDSGKVVQSGSHQTLFEQDGLYRRLCSLQFQDP, encoded by the coding sequence ATGCTCGATTCTGTTTTCGAGCAAGGAGATCGTCATTTACTCAATGTAATAGCTATTGGAATGCTGGCTCTCTTCATCGTTCAGTCCCTTATGTCATTCGGAAGCCACTATTTGATCGATTGGATCGGCAGCCGAGTTATCACGGACTTACGTCAGAAAGTTTATGCTCACCTCTGCCAATTAGATTTGCGTTTCTACACCAACCATCGGTTAGGTGAGTTAACCTCTCGTCTCGGCAACGATGTGGGAACCATTAGAAGCGCGGCTACCACAGATCTATCGCAACTTCTAATGCACAACTTTTCGTTGCTCGGCTCAATCATATTGATGGCTGTACTCAACTGGCGACTAAGTCTAATAGTGTTTGGAGTGGTTCCACCAGTTGTACTAGTTTCCCGCTACTTTGGTCAGAAAATCCGGAGAATATCTCGCCAGGCCCAAGATCGGCTAGCAGATACCACCGCTGTCGCAGAAGAAGCACTCGGAGCAATTCGAGTTGTAAAAGCCTTCACGAGAGAATCCTATGAAGTCCGGCGTTATCGTAATGAAACCGAGGCTCTCTTTAAACTAAACCGTCACCGTGCTCTGATTACAGCGTTCTTCTCCTCAGGTATCGGCTTCTTTTTCCTACTCTCGATGACGACTATTTTCTGGTACGGTGGCAGCGAGGTTCTTGAAAATCGCCTTACCGCGGGAGACTTGGTCGCATTTCTTATTTACGCCACCAATATCACTCGATCGGTTTGGGGGATTTCGCGGCTTTACTCTTCATTAAATAGCGCTGCTGGAGCATCTGAGCGAATCTTCCAAATTCTGGACACTATTCCAGAAATCAATGACAACGAAAGAGCAGTAGTCATGCCTTTTCTAAAAGGGAGGGTCTCATTTTCCAATGTCTCCTTCTCATATGAGAAGGATGGCTTCAACCTCAACCAGGTTTCCTTCGTGGCTAATGAGGGAGAAACAATCGCTCTGGTTGGACCAAGCGGATCTGGGAAATCTACCATCATGCACCTGATTCCCCGATTTTATGATGTCCAGTCAGGACAAATTCGAATCGACGGAATTGATATCAAAACCGTTCAGACCCAATCTCTCCGTCAACAAATCGCCGTTGTTGCCCAAGATATCCATCTCTTCGGTATTTCAGTGGCCGAAAACATTCGGTACGGGCGACTCGAAGCAACTGATAGTGAGATTATCTCAGCCGCAAAAGCTGCCAATGCCGACCAGTTCATCCATGATCTTCCAGAGGGATACGATTCTCTTGTCGGAGAACGTGGAGTTAAACTGAGTGGCGGACAGCGTCAACGGATAGCTATTGCTCGCGCGATTTTACGAGATGCTCGTATTCTCCTCCTCGATGAGGCCACTTCTTCTCTTGATTCGGAATCAGAAGCCCTAGTACAGCAAGCTCTCGAACGACTCATGGTGGGACGTACATCCTTCATCATCGCTCACCGCCTTTCGACTGTCCAACATGCCGACTGTATCATTGTCCTTGATAGTGGAAAAGTTGTCCAGTCTGGTTCCCATCAGACCCTTTTTGAGCAAGATGGTCTTTATCGACGCCTCTGTTCCCTCCAATTCCAAGACCCATAA
- the purQ gene encoding Phosphoribosylformylglycinamidine synthase subunit PurQ has product MSKIRIAVIQFPGSNTERETHLALQRTGLSGVDFLWNRNHTTLEKCDGFVLTGGFSYEDRSRSGIIASLDPVMDILRAQAGLGKPILGICNGAQILVESGMIPELKGNQVGMALTRNKRVRNGRVLGTGYYNSWVHLKLNSLPDRCAFTRHLRPNRPLRIPVAHGEGRFLANSDLLAELKDRDQITLQYCDQNGDASPEFPVNPNGSDSNIAAICNPRGNVMAIMPHPERTLEGDPIFSSMRDFIENPSENNVPPLTYHRRPFQTPSFKPVKGAVALTVKLLITDNEAISVEKTLNRLGIPVRVERQTYWEILTDGSSSAELLREIEASGELFNSNKEAIGGSTSASDFRGYLVYPKEDWIGRQKLDSLRDRFGLNNIKEIRRGILWRLTSRSSPDPVLIKKALQTNIFFNPISHVCYEY; this is encoded by the coding sequence ATGAGTAAAATCCGTATTGCGGTCATCCAATTTCCCGGTTCGAATACTGAACGGGAAACCCACCTAGCATTGCAACGGACGGGACTTTCTGGCGTGGATTTCCTCTGGAACAGGAATCACACTACTTTGGAAAAGTGTGACGGTTTTGTACTAACCGGTGGGTTTTCCTATGAGGACCGTTCCCGAAGTGGAATCATCGCCTCCCTAGATCCAGTAATGGATATTCTGCGGGCTCAAGCGGGATTAGGAAAGCCGATTCTCGGGATCTGTAATGGGGCCCAGATTCTAGTTGAATCTGGAATGATTCCTGAACTTAAAGGAAATCAAGTCGGTATGGCATTGACTCGGAACAAGAGAGTTAGAAATGGACGCGTTCTTGGGACTGGCTATTACAATTCCTGGGTCCACCTCAAACTCAATTCTCTTCCAGATCGCTGCGCCTTTACCCGACACCTTAGACCCAACCGGCCGCTGAGGATTCCTGTGGCTCATGGTGAAGGTCGTTTCCTCGCAAACTCTGATTTGCTCGCAGAACTCAAAGATCGGGACCAGATTACCCTGCAATATTGTGATCAAAACGGGGACGCAAGTCCTGAATTCCCAGTCAATCCCAACGGCTCCGACTCTAATATTGCCGCTATTTGCAATCCTCGTGGCAATGTCATGGCAATAATGCCGCATCCCGAAAGAACCTTAGAGGGCGATCCAATTTTTTCCTCGATGCGCGACTTTATCGAGAATCCGTCAGAAAATAATGTTCCTCCCTTGACCTACCACCGAAGGCCGTTCCAAACTCCTTCTTTCAAACCCGTAAAAGGAGCGGTCGCCTTAACCGTAAAATTGCTGATCACCGATAACGAAGCTATCTCAGTAGAGAAAACCCTGAACCGCCTGGGAATCCCTGTCCGCGTGGAAAGACAAACTTATTGGGAAATTCTGACCGACGGCAGTTCCAGTGCTGAACTCCTAAGAGAGATCGAAGCTAGTGGTGAACTCTTCAATTCCAACAAGGAAGCAATTGGAGGGTCGACCTCCGCAAGCGACTTTCGGGGCTATCTCGTCTATCCAAAAGAAGACTGGATTGGCAGACAGAAACTCGATTCACTGAGAGACCGATTTGGGCTCAATAATATAAAGGAGATTCGTCGAGGAATACTTTGGCGGCTCACTTCACGCTCCAGTCCAGACCCTGTCTTGATAAAAAAGGCTCTCCAAACTAACATCTTTTTTAACCCTATTTCACATGTCTGTTATGAGTACTGA
- the purM gene encoding Phosphoribosylformylglycinamidine cyclo-ligase codes for MRSKGNNTKISFSATGKPIDYRSAGVNIEAGNSAVDRIRPHVETTFNESVLDGIGGFGSFFDLKKLLRDYKEPVLVQSTDSVGTKISVASKSQNFRTIGMDLVSACSNDILVHGARPLTFLDYIATGNLKPDIIEEIVKGIAESCRHHEVALVGGELAEMPDTYVNGEYDLVGIVTGVVEKEKIINGKNIITGDSILALPSNGLHTNGYSLARKLIFEVAKLTIDDQPEPLSESISETLLAPHLNYQDPILTLLEAGHLVKGMAHITGGGIFDNIPRILPANCGAEILRGTWPIPPVFTLLKKLSDLSEKEMFRTFNMGLGLVMVVSPETSSEIIHCLSPETDIFEVGTIVDANQEVRIVEAPSTKHL; via the coding sequence ATGAGGTCTAAGGGAAATAACACCAAGATTAGCTTTTCCGCAACCGGTAAACCAATCGACTATCGGTCTGCTGGTGTCAATATCGAGGCGGGGAACAGCGCCGTTGATCGGATTCGCCCCCATGTAGAAACCACATTCAACGAATCTGTACTAGACGGTATCGGAGGATTTGGTTCCTTTTTTGACCTAAAGAAACTCCTTAGAGACTACAAGGAACCAGTCCTGGTTCAGAGCACGGACAGCGTGGGAACAAAGATCAGTGTGGCAAGTAAGTCACAAAATTTCAGGACGATCGGAATGGATCTAGTCAGTGCTTGCAGCAACGATATTCTAGTTCACGGGGCCCGCCCTCTCACCTTCCTCGACTATATCGCAACTGGCAATTTGAAGCCAGATATAATAGAAGAGATAGTAAAAGGAATTGCTGAATCCTGTCGCCATCATGAAGTTGCACTTGTCGGTGGTGAACTTGCTGAAATGCCTGACACCTATGTAAATGGTGAATACGATCTCGTCGGGATCGTCACGGGTGTAGTCGAAAAGGAGAAGATTATTAACGGGAAGAATATCATTACTGGCGACTCAATTCTCGCCTTACCCTCCAACGGCCTTCACACCAACGGCTATTCTCTTGCCCGAAAATTAATCTTTGAAGTGGCCAAACTAACGATCGATGACCAACCTGAGCCCCTCTCCGAGAGCATCTCTGAAACCCTTCTAGCTCCTCACTTAAATTATCAGGATCCGATTCTGACCCTTCTAGAAGCAGGTCATCTAGTAAAAGGAATGGCTCACATAACCGGGGGCGGCATATTTGACAACATCCCTAGAATTCTTCCGGCTAATTGTGGGGCTGAAATTTTGCGAGGAACTTGGCCCATTCCTCCTGTTTTTACTCTTTTGAAGAAATTAAGTGATCTCTCCGAAAAAGAGATGTTTCGCACTTTCAACATGGGACTTGGTCTTGTTATGGTTGTATCTCCTGAGACCTCTTCCGAGATCATTCACTGTCTGTCCCCTGAAACGGATATTTTTGAAGTCGGCACTATCGTTGACGCCAACCAGGAAGTACGAATCGTTGAGGCTCCATCAACAAAGCATCTCTGA